A single window of Nocardia higoensis DNA harbors:
- a CDS encoding universal stress protein, whose translation MNWTALTVFVVVWVSTGLATGWWMARRGHDARWTLIAVILGPLFVPIAYERAERGPRSVEAKPVGRWEAAAGEASELRVMIGYDGSVHAQHALQAALRLFGSGGAVLELVAVVSHDDRTDPASAVLDTAKQRLAAVAAAVDEAPVGYAILAGPPGQCLRWFAEDQRADVVVVGKRGRGMSTRMLGSVTEYLTAHCAVPVLVVDPTGAASGPDDATAAVAYEYLPARGEAR comes from the coding sequence GTGAACTGGACTGCGCTGACCGTCTTTGTCGTCGTATGGGTATCGACCGGGCTGGCGACCGGATGGTGGATGGCTCGGCGGGGACACGATGCGCGCTGGACGCTGATCGCCGTGATTCTCGGGCCGTTGTTCGTACCGATCGCCTACGAGCGAGCCGAACGCGGTCCTCGCTCTGTGGAAGCGAAGCCGGTAGGTAGATGGGAAGCCGCCGCGGGCGAGGCGAGTGAACTGCGGGTGATGATCGGATACGACGGGTCCGTTCACGCCCAGCATGCGCTGCAAGCCGCACTGCGCTTGTTCGGATCCGGCGGGGCCGTGCTCGAACTCGTCGCCGTGGTGTCCCACGACGACCGGACCGACCCCGCCTCGGCCGTGCTGGACACCGCGAAACAGCGCCTGGCCGCGGTGGCCGCGGCGGTGGACGAGGCGCCGGTGGGCTACGCGATTCTGGCGGGTCCTCCGGGGCAGTGCCTGCGCTGGTTCGCCGAGGACCAACGTGCTGATGTGGTGGTGGTCGGAAAACGCGGTCGCGGCATGTCGACGCGCATGCTCGGCAGTGTCACCGAATACCTCACCGCGCACTGCGCTGTACCCGTCCTGGTCGTCGACCCGACGGGCGCGGCTTCCGGGCCCGACGATGCGACGGCGGCGGTGGCGTACGAGTACTTGCCTGCGCGGGGTGAGGCCCGCTAG
- the nhaA gene encoding Na+/H+ antiporter NhaA encodes MSSTFFGSPLLSRGSWQESRRVAEILRKETVGGVLLLIGALAALIWANSAWADSYLALRDTTVGPAALHLDLTLGTWAADGLLAVFFFVVGVELKREFVEGSLRDLRRAAMPVTAALGGMVVPALIFVAINLRGGAEALNGWAIPTATDIAFAVAILAVIGSRMPSALRTFLLTLAVVDDLLAVTVIAVFYTDDVNLLYLAAALVPLAVFGVTLRRGASTRWWLLLPVSLPAAALTWWLVHESGVHATIAGVLLGFMVPVSQMVGGREIAVAEQIEHRIRPISAGVAVPVFAFFAAGVTVGGLTGLTDALTDPISAGVIAGLVLGKVVGIFGVSYLMARFTRAHLDDELSWVDVLGVSLLGGIGFTVSLLIGDLAFGAGTVAADHVKVAVLCGSLLSAALASVVLTVRNRAYRTIAALEQVDADGDGIPDVYQQR; translated from the coding sequence TTGTCCAGTACGTTTTTCGGTTCGCCCCTCCTGTCCCGAGGTTCGTGGCAGGAATCTCGTCGCGTCGCCGAGATCCTCCGTAAGGAAACCGTCGGCGGTGTGCTGCTGCTGATCGGCGCGCTGGCGGCGCTGATCTGGGCCAACAGCGCCTGGGCCGATTCCTACCTGGCGTTGCGTGACACCACCGTGGGCCCGGCCGCGCTGCATCTGGACCTGACATTGGGCACGTGGGCCGCCGACGGGTTGCTCGCGGTGTTCTTCTTCGTCGTCGGTGTCGAACTCAAACGGGAATTCGTCGAAGGCAGTCTGCGGGATCTGCGTCGCGCGGCGATGCCTGTCACCGCCGCGCTCGGTGGCATGGTTGTCCCGGCGCTGATCTTCGTGGCGATCAATCTGCGCGGCGGAGCGGAGGCGTTGAACGGGTGGGCGATTCCGACGGCGACCGATATCGCTTTCGCGGTGGCGATCCTCGCGGTGATCGGCAGCCGTATGCCCTCGGCGTTGCGGACCTTCCTGCTCACTCTCGCGGTGGTCGACGATCTGCTCGCGGTAACGGTGATCGCCGTGTTCTATACCGATGACGTGAACCTGCTCTACCTGGCCGCGGCGCTGGTTCCGTTGGCGGTATTCGGTGTCACGCTGCGGCGCGGTGCGAGTACGCGGTGGTGGCTGTTGCTGCCGGTGTCGCTGCCCGCGGCGGCGCTCACATGGTGGCTGGTGCACGAATCCGGGGTGCACGCCACCATCGCCGGTGTGTTGCTCGGGTTCATGGTCCCGGTGTCGCAGATGGTCGGCGGGAGGGAGATCGCCGTCGCTGAGCAGATCGAACACCGGATCCGGCCGATCTCCGCGGGGGTCGCGGTCCCGGTGTTCGCGTTCTTCGCCGCGGGGGTCACGGTGGGTGGACTCACCGGGCTGACCGACGCGCTCACCGACCCGATCTCCGCGGGTGTGATCGCCGGGTTGGTGCTCGGCAAGGTCGTCGGCATCTTCGGTGTCAGCTACCTGATGGCCCGGTTCACCCGCGCCCATCTCGATGACGAACTGAGCTGGGTCGATGTTCTCGGGGTCTCGTTGCTCGGCGGTATCGGTTTCACGGTGTCGCTGCTGATCGGCGATCTCGCCTTCGGTGCGGGCACGGTCGCCGCGGATCATGTCAAGGTCGCGGTTCTGTGTGGCTCGCTGCTCAGCGCCGCACTCGCCTCGGTGGTGCTCACCGTCCGCAACCGCGCCTACCGCACGATCGCCGCCCTGGAACAGGTCGACGCCGACGGTGACGGGATCCCGGATGTCTACCAGCAGCGGTGA